TGGCTGTCCGCGCTGGCCGGGGCAATCGGCCTCGCCGGGATCGCGCTCCTCACTGTGCATCGGCAGGCGGCCGGCCTCGCCGCCCTCGCGGCGGCGGCCGCCCTCGCCGTGGCCTCGGCCATCGCGGGAAGCCGGGTCAAAGCCGATGCAGAACGCGCGGCGCTTCGGGAACGGGAGCACGCGAATCAGCTGGCGTCGCTTCAAGCGCGGGCGGCCGCGGCGGCCGAGGAGGTTCGGCTCAGCCTGGAGACGCTGGGCGCCGCCTCGGCGGCGGACGCCGTTGCACGGCGGCGCGCCCTTCGGGCGGTGCACGAGCGGCGCAAGTCTGCCGCCCAGATCCTCGACGGCCTGCTCGGAGGGCAGACCCAAGAGGGGATTGCGGAATCGCACCGCCAGGCGATGACGGAGCTGGGGGCCGTGCGCGCCCAGCGTGAAGAGCCGGACCTCGCGCTTCGGCGTCTGGACGCGGCGGGCTTCCAGCGGTTTCAGCTCGACGCTCAGCACCGGCGGCAGGCGCTCGAGGAGGAGAAGGCGGCCCTGCAGCGGCTCGAGGGCCGCCTCGCCGGGCGCTCGCCGCAGGAGGCGCTGGCCCGCGCGGACGAGGAGATCGCCGAGACCGATGCGCGTCTCGCGCGCCAGCAGAGGCAGGTCGCCGCCCTCCGGCTCACGCACGACGTCCTGGACCAGGCGCACCGCGCCACGATCGTGCCCGGCCGGGCACGACTGGAAGAGCTGGCGAGCGGCTACCTCCGGCGGTTGTCGGACGGCGCGTACGAGCGGATCACCGTCGACGAACAGACGCTGGCCCCCCGCGTGTGGGTGGGTCCGCCGAAGGAATGGGCCGACGTGTCCGCGCGGGAGATCGGCAGCGGCGGAGTCGACCAGTGCTACCTCGCGCTGCGCCTCGGCCTGGCGGATCTCCTGGCCGAAGGCCGGCGGCCCCCATTATTCCTGGACGATCCCTTTCTGGCATACGATGACGACCGCCAGGCCTCGGCGTTGGCGTTCCTGCGCGCCCTCGCCCGCGACCGGCAGATCTTTCTGTTCACATGCCGGACGGCATACGACCGGTACGCGGACCACGTCGTGGTCCTCTCGGGAGACGAGTCTCGCCCCACGCATCTCGCGGATGTCGCCGACCGATCCGGCCGGGCGTAACCCTCGGCTGAAATCCGCCTAGCGCGCGGTCCGGGCCAGGAGCCGGATGTCCGTCATCAGATCCTTCGGATCGAAATTCGCGGGGAGAAAGAGCCGCACCTGACCCCGGGGGTCGATCACGTAGACGATCGTCGTGTGGCTGACGCCCTGGGCCGCCGCGGTGCTTGGGGAGACGCCGTCCTTGGCATCGCTGGCGACGAAGTAGTGCGCCCACACCGGGCGCAGTTGCGCGGCGCTCCCGCGCAGGTACGTGAGCACGCCGGTGACGTGATGAAGGTCCAGAAACTCGCGGATCGCATCGGGCGTATCGCCGGATGGGTCGACGCTGACCGCCATGAAGGCGACGCGGTCTCCGAGGCCGCCGAGTTGGGCGTGGACCGTGTGGAACTGCTCGGCGATGAGCGGGCATTCGTCCGGGCAGTGCGCGTACAGGAACGTCAGCACGACGACCTTGCCGCGCAGGGCGGCCAGCGACACGGCCCGCCCGTCCGGGTCCGGCAGCGCGAAGTCGTACGCGCGGACGGGCGGCGTCAGCACCGCGCCCTCGAGCGGCGGCGGCGCCGCAAAGCGCGCGCGCGCCCACCAGACGCCGGCGCCCAGGACCACGATGAGCGCGGCGGCCACCCACCACCCGCGCGGCTGCATGAAGCGCCGTACCTCGGTCATTCCCAATCCTCCGCCGGAAAGTCGCCTTCTATATACTACTCCTCTTCTGCGACGGTAGATTGGCCGCTGAATACATAGAGGGCATGGACCACGCCGCCCAAACCCCTCACACGCGCCGGGGCCCCGCGATCACGCGGGTGCTGCGCGCTGCCTTCTCGCGGTTCTTCATGTCGTACAGCCTGGCGTCCGCGACGCCCATGAGGATCTCGAGTGAATCGCCGTCCGCGGGCCAGGACGCGACTCCCCACGACACCGTGAGCTGGGTGCCGGCCGGCGCGTCGTTCAGCGGCACCGCGATGCTTCCGACGCGCTCCAGGAGTTCGTGCGCCTGCGCCGCGGTGGTGGCGGGGAGAAGCAGGACGAACTCGTCGCCGCCCCAACGGACGACACGGTCGTAGGTGCGGGTGCTCTGTCGGAGGGCGTCGGCCACTCGAATCAGAGCCATGTCGCCCGCCGCGTGGCCGTGCGTGTCGTTGACGGCCTTGAACCCGTTGAGATCCAGCATGGCCACGGCGAACGGCCGGCCGGTCCGGTGGCTCAGGTTGATCTCGGCTTCCGTCTGATCGAGGAACGCCCGGCGGTTCATCAGGCCGGTGAGATGGTCGGTGACCGCGAACGCACGGCGCTGCTCGGACAGCCGCGCCACCTCGCATGCACCCGCCAGGTACCCGGCCACGCCGGTGAGGAGATCGAGCTCGGTCGCGGAGAACGCGTCGGGGCGGCCGCGGTGGGCGGTCAGCACACCCTTCGCGCGCCCCTGCACGCAGAGCGGAGCATAGATCCCCGAACGAATTCGCGCGTCCAGGTGAACGGCGCGCGGCTCGGCTGCGAGGTCGGGCACGTAGAGGGGCCGGCCCGTGTCCAGCACCGCCCAGTCCACGCCGTGCCCCCGGGGGATCCTCAACCCGCGAGCCTCCTGTGACAGTCCCGAGGCGCCGACGAACGTCAAAATCTCGGGGCTGTGTCCGTCAAGCAGGCCGATCGTGCAGGAATCGAAGCCGAGCTCCGCGTCGAGCGCCTCGAGGGCGCGCTCGGCGAGCTCCGGCAGGCTGAGCAGCACGGTGAAGTCGCTCGCCAGGCAGGCGAGGAACGCCGTCGATTTGTCGGCCTGAGCTGCCGTGATCATCGGTGGATCACCTTCCCCCCAGGTCTCCGTCCGATCGCCGCGTACTCCATCCGATCGCCCGCCCTCATGCGACGCCACGCGAAGCCCCGGCCAGGCTCAGGCCCGGGTTCTCGGCGCGCCCCACGGCGTTCTCGTCCAGCATCCGGAGAAACGTCTCGCCCACGCGGGGGTCAAAATGGCGCCCCAATTCGCCGCGAATGTACTCGCGGGCCCGATCGTCGGACCACGCACGGCGGTACGGCCGATCCTGTGTGAGCGCGTCCCAGACGTCCACGACCGCGAAGATGCGTGCGGCCAGGGGGATCTGTTCGGCCGTCAGGCCCCGGGGGTAGCCGCTCCCATCCCACTTCTCATGGTGGCAGTAAGGAATGTCCAACACCGGCCGCAGGTACGGGATGGGCATCAGCAGGTCGCGCGCGTACACGGGGTGGCGCTCCATCATCGCCCGCTCGTCCGGGTTGAGCCGCTCCGGCTTGAGGAGGATCGTATCCGAGATGGCCATCTTGCCGATGTCGTGAAGCAGGGCGCCGTGCCGCAGGTGGATGAACTCGGATTCCGGCACGCCGACGCGACTCGCCAGGAGCAAGGCGAGCTCGGTCACCCGCTGGGTGTGGCCGGCCGTTTCCTTGTCCCTGAGCTCGAGGGCGCGCGCCCAGCCCGCGAGCGTCGTATCGTAGGCGAGCATGAGGTCGTCGTGGGATCGCTGGAGCGCCCGGAACTGCCGCGCGTCGCTGATGGCGATCGCCGTCTGCCCCGCGAGCATGTCGAAGAACTCGAGCCATTCGTCGTTGGGCGTCATGGACTGCCGGTAGAGTACGTGGAGCACCCCGAGCAGCTGGCCCTTCGCTGTCAGCGGGGCGGCGTAGGCGGCTTTGAATCGTTCGAGACGCCGGTGCGGGACGCCGATCAGCTGCGAGGCGTCCGGCGCCGCATCGAGGTTCGAGACCCCGACGCGCCGTCGCTCGAGGGCGGCCTGTCCCGGCAGTCCCTCCCCGAGCCGGAGGCGCACGTGCCTGGAGGCGTCGGACGAGAAACCCTGCCCGGCGGCGTACTCCAGGACCTGCAGGTGAGGATTGAAGAGCAGCACGCAGGCCGCGTCGGCGTGGAGCTGCGTCACGGTCTTGGCGAGCACGACGCTGAGGCTGGCGTTCAGGTCCAGGCTGCCGGTGATCACCTGATCGATTTCGTGCAGCGCCTGGAGTTGCTCGAGCCGGCGGTTCGCGTCGTCGTACAGCCGGGCATTCTCCAACGCCCCGGCCAATTGGTGGGCGTAGGCCTGGAAAAACTCCACGCGGTCCTTGGTGAAGAACGTGGTCTGGCCCGCGTACAGCACCAGCGCCCCGAAGGTACGCGTCCGGCCGATCAGCGGAAAGGTCCCCCGCGCGCGCAGATCGAGCTCGGCCGGGAGCGGCGCCGTCGCTCCGGCGCGTCCCCCGAGATTCTGCACGACGGCGGGCTGGCCGGCCGCGAGCGGCGCGCGCACCGCCTCGGCGGCGATCGATCGGGTCCAGTCGTCAATGAAGGGACCGACGTCGGTCACATCCGGATGGTGGGCGAGGCATTGCGGCCGGCCGGCTTCGTCGAATTTCGCGATCCACGCGAACTTCGCGCCGAACACCTCCACGCAACGGTTCACCGCTTCGCCGGCCAGGCTCTGGAGATCGAGGGTCTCGGCCATGCGCTGCGCGCCTTCGTAGAGGCCGCGGACGTTCGCCAGTTCGTTCGCGACCTGCTGCGCGAGCTGGGTACGGTCGATCGCATGGCTGGCGAGTTCCGCGAGGGCCGTGGCGAGGTCCGCGTCTCTGGCGACAAACGGCCCGAGGGCGGTGTCCCGGCGGCGTGCGGCGACGAGCGCGCCGATGACCCGCTCGCCCTCCCGCAGCGGGACGGCGACGCCGGGCCCCATGATGCCGTCCGCGGGCGCGGCGCCGACGGAGGCGGCGGAGGCCGCGGTCAGATCGGGAATCACGAAGGCGCCCGCGCGTTCGATCGCCGTGGTCGCAATGCCTGCTCCAACCGCGGATGCCGCGCCGAGCGGGACCGTCTTCGCGGTGCGCGCGCTGGCGCGCTGGAATGTGCGGCCGTCGGGCTCGAGCAGGAGGAGCTCGGCGTGGTCGCCGCGCAGGAGCGCCATCGTCCGTTCCGTGATGAGCGCGTAGATTTCACCGAGGCTCGTGGTTCGCCGGAGCGCCGCCCCGAGACCGTGCAGGGTCTCGATGTCCCGCGCGTGGGCGCGCACGTCGTCCAGCAGTTGCAGCCGCTCGGCGACTGCGCCGATCTGACGGCCGACCGCCTCCACCAGCCTGAGCTCGGGCGCGAGCCACCGCCGCGGGCGCGCCGTCGTGATCAGCAGTCCTCCGATTTGCCGGCCGTCGACGACCAGGGCCCCCATCAGCGACGACCGGACGCCGGCCCGCCGGATGTTCGGTCCCAGGGCCTCCGCCAGCGGACCCGCGGCGAGGTCCCAGTTTTCGACCGCCTGGACCTGTGTCAGCTCGAGCCCGGCGGCCTCCGCCGCGGACATGACCGTCTCCATGCCGAGCCCGGCCGGCATGCGGCGATTGACGAAGATGCCGGCCCCGAGCCAGACGCCGCCGTGGTCTCCTTCCAGGGCCGCCAGCGTGCGATCGAGCAATGTGTCCAGGAACGTCTGCAGATCGGCGGCGCCGGCTGCGGCGGTCACGATCACGTTGAGCGCCTCGACGTGCGCCTCGGCCTGCTTGCGCTCGGTGATGTCGACGATCGCCCCTTCGTAGTAGGCGATCCGGCCGGCGGCGTCGCGCGTCGCGCTGATGCTCGCCTGGACCCACAGCAGCGATCCGTCGGCCCGCTTCAACTGGCTCTCGAAATCCGTCGTGGCCGCGTCGTGCTCCAGATGCGTGCGCCACCGCTCCCAGAGCTTGGGATCGAGATAGAGATGGGCCGCATTGAGGGCTTCCAGGGCATCGCGGCTGGGGTAGTCGAGCATTCGCAGAAACGCCGGGTTGACGTCGAGAATCTGCCCGTCTTCGGCGGCGCGATACAGGCCGACCGGCACTCCATCGAACAGGCTCCGATACCGCCTGTACAGTCCGGAATTTTCCAGCGCGAGCGCCTCGCTTTTGAGCGTACGCCCGGTCACAATGAGGAGCAGCGAGGCCAGCAGGCCGGTGAAGGCGAGGGCGGTCGCAAGCACCGCCCACAATTGCCAGGATCCCCGGGGGCTCAGGTAGCCCGAGCCCGGCGACGCCTGGATACTCCACCGGCGGTCCGCCACCGAGAAGCCGATGTGCCAGGAGAGGGTGCCGGCGGACGAAGGCACGTCGGCGGCGGGGACGGAGCTCCAGAGCAGCTCGGGCCCGGGCAGGCCGGCATCGTCGTAGATTCGGAGATCGACGCCGCGAAGCAGCGAACCGGCAAGGGTGGTCCGCGCGACGTCCTCCGGGCGAAGGGCGAGCACGGCGAATCCCTTGAGATTCCGGCGGCGCAGCTCGACGGTCGAGACAGACGAGCCGGACTCGTACACAGGCAGGAAGACGAGGACCCCGGATGACCGCCCGGTTCCCGTCATCAAGGGGATCCGCGGCGTGGCCACCGGGGTCCCCGCATCGCGGGCGCTCAGGAGCGCCGCGCGCTCGTCGGGGTCGGACGCCGCGTCGAATCCGAGGGCCGACGCGTTGCCCTGCGCGGGCTCGACAAAGTACACCGGGAAGTACTCGCCGCGCGGTCCCACCGGGACATTCGCTCCGTCACGCCCGCGCGCGTGGATCCGGAAGGCCGGATACCCGTCTCGCTGGGCGGCGCGCTCGTAGACGTCCCGCTGCCCGGCGGGGACGCGAGGGATCCATTCGAGCGCGGTGATCCCAGGGTGATGCGACAGCGCCCCGCCGGCGAAGGCGCGGAAGCCGCGCCGGTCGACTGCTCCGGCTCCGGCGTAGAAGCCGGCGATGGAGTAGGCTACGCCGATGTCGCCATCGACGCGGTTCTTCAATGCGTCCGCGAGGGCGGCCGAGCGCTGCTCGAAGTCGAACTTGGCCGAGGCCTGCTCCCACGCCGTGGCCTTGGGGAACACCACGACGGCCAGCGCGAAGGCGGCCAGCAGCGGCAGGCCGACGGAGATCCGCCGGGCGCGCCACACGGACCGTGGTTCCCCGGCCCAGACCAGGATCAGCGGGGTCACCACGACGACCCCGATCGATGCCCCGACCCACCACGTCCACCAGTTGAACTGAAGAACGGACCACGGCTCGACGCCGGCGACCGTCAACGTGGCCACGCTCCATGCCGCGCCGAGCGCACAGGCCGCGGGCCCGCCCAGGATCAGGAACTTGGCGACGTCGCCCGCCTCATCGAGCGCCGCCGGGAACCCCA
The genomic region above belongs to bacterium and contains:
- a CDS encoding AAA family ATPase, which produces MIVRRIRVRAFRKLGDQEIAFAPGLNVIRGRNDAGKSTLHLAFSAALFPIRPSEAKSYRPWHEAQTPGGGPPTGGEVALEFEADGHRYELRKDFGSQKTALRSDAGAWETSKDAAERVGALLGLGSLALFRATAHIGQWQLAAVQDESREIGAHLSRIMTGTDSDAARVLKTIADWIRRQEVGLRGRPATAPGPLKRDQERLKALADERGRLDADVKDIESAAAERDRRATRIAALESAVAEDEALLAANRRLHELDRRWEELGRRAGELTARLERIDAAARDLAAADRDPAVQLPPISDEALSALQQAEARAQILRQQLAELERPRVADAPVRGPAGSPAGRPASRLGLPWLSALAGAIGLAGIALLTVHRQAAGLAALAAAAALAVASAIAGSRVKADAERAALREREHANQLASLQARAAAAAEEVRLSLETLGAASAADAVARRRALRAVHERRKSAAQILDGLLGGQTQEGIAESHRQAMTELGAVRAQREEPDLALRRLDAAGFQRFQLDAQHRRQALEEEKAALQRLEGRLAGRSPQEALARADEEIAETDARLARQQRQVAALRLTHDVLDQAHRATIVPGRARLEELASGYLRRLSDGAYERITVDEQTLAPRVWVGPPKEWADVSAREIGSGGVDQCYLALRLGLADLLAEGRRPPLFLDDPFLAYDDDRQASALAFLRALARDRQIFLFTCRTAYDRYADHVVVLSGDESRPTHLADVADRSGRA
- a CDS encoding CHASE domain-containing protein, whose product is MSRSLPSAASRSDLVRALGLALAYYVAGRLSVLPANPREYAMTVWPPAGIALAGLLLFGYRVWPGILFGAFFTTLGPSFHSASAAALLQSTGAAAGLGTGAVLQASAGAWLIRRFVGFPAALDEAGDVAKFLILGGPAACALGAAWSVATLTVAGVEPWSVLQFNWWTWWVGASIGVVVVTPLILVWAGEPRSVWRARRISVGLPLLAAFALAVVVFPKATAWEQASAKFDFEQRSAALADALKNRVDGDIGVAYSIAGFYAGAGAVDRRGFRAFAGGALSHHPGITALEWIPRVPAGQRDVYERAAQRDGYPAFRIHARGRDGANVPVGPRGEYFPVYFVEPAQGNASALGFDAASDPDERAALLSARDAGTPVATPRIPLMTGTGRSSGVLVFLPVYESGSSVSTVELRRRNLKGFAVLALRPEDVARTTLAGSLLRGVDLRIYDDAGLPGPELLWSSVPAADVPSSAGTLSWHIGFSVADRRWSIQASPGSGYLSPRGSWQLWAVLATALAFTGLLASLLLIVTGRTLKSEALALENSGLYRRYRSLFDGVPVGLYRAAEDGQILDVNPAFLRMLDYPSRDALEALNAAHLYLDPKLWERWRTHLEHDAATTDFESQLKRADGSLLWVQASISATRDAAGRIAYYEGAIVDITERKQAEAHVEALNVIVTAAAGAADLQTFLDTLLDRTLAALEGDHGGVWLGAGIFVNRRMPAGLGMETVMSAAEAAGLELTQVQAVENWDLAAGPLAEALGPNIRRAGVRSSLMGALVVDGRQIGGLLITTARPRRWLAPELRLVEAVGRQIGAVAERLQLLDDVRAHARDIETLHGLGAALRRTTSLGEIYALITERTMALLRGDHAELLLLEPDGRTFQRASARTAKTVPLGAASAVGAGIATTAIERAGAFVIPDLTAASAASVGAAPADGIMGPGVAVPLREGERVIGALVAARRRDTALGPFVARDADLATALAELASHAIDRTQLAQQVANELANVRGLYEGAQRMAETLDLQSLAGEAVNRCVEVFGAKFAWIAKFDEAGRPQCLAHHPDVTDVGPFIDDWTRSIAAEAVRAPLAAGQPAVVQNLGGRAGATAPLPAELDLRARGTFPLIGRTRTFGALVLYAGQTTFFTKDRVEFFQAYAHQLAGALENARLYDDANRRLEQLQALHEIDQVITGSLDLNASLSVVLAKTVTQLHADAACVLLFNPHLQVLEYAAGQGFSSDASRHVRLRLGEGLPGQAALERRRVGVSNLDAAPDASQLIGVPHRRLERFKAAYAAPLTAKGQLLGVLHVLYRQSMTPNDEWLEFFDMLAGQTAIAISDARQFRALQRSHDDLMLAYDTTLAGWARALELRDKETAGHTQRVTELALLLASRVGVPESEFIHLRHGALLHDIGKMAISDTILLKPERLNPDERAMMERHPVYARDLLMPIPYLRPVLDIPYCHHEKWDGSGYPRGLTAEQIPLAARIFAVVDVWDALTQDRPYRRAWSDDRAREYIRGELGRHFDPRVGETFLRMLDENAVGRAENPGLSLAGASRGVA
- a CDS encoding sensor domain-containing diguanylate cyclase; the encoded protein is MITAAQADKSTAFLACLASDFTVLLSLPELAERALEALDAELGFDSCTIGLLDGHSPEILTFVGASGLSQEARGLRIPRGHGVDWAVLDTGRPLYVPDLAAEPRAVHLDARIRSGIYAPLCVQGRAKGVLTAHRGRPDAFSATELDLLTGVAGYLAGACEVARLSEQRRAFAVTDHLTGLMNRRAFLDQTEAEINLSHRTGRPFAVAMLDLNGFKAVNDTHGHAAGDMALIRVADALRQSTRTYDRVVRWGGDEFVLLLPATTAAQAHELLERVGSIAVPLNDAPAGTQLTVSWGVASWPADGDSLEILMGVADARLYDMKNREKAARSTRVIAGPRRV
- a CDS encoding SCO family protein, with product MTEVRRFMQPRGWWVAAALIVVLGAGVWWARARFAAPPPLEGAVLTPPVRAYDFALPDPDGRAVSLAALRGKVVVLTFLYAHCPDECPLIAEQFHTVHAQLGGLGDRVAFMAVSVDPSGDTPDAIREFLDLHHVTGVLTYLRGSAAQLRPVWAHYFVASDAKDGVSPSTAAAQGVSHTTIVYVIDPRGQVRLFLPANFDPKDLMTDIRLLARTAR